The genomic DNA ataaaataaatgttgattagTTGGTCTTTCCTTTGACCGCCCTCATCTATCTATCAATGAATCATGAAGAGATTTGAGTTGATTAGTTACGCCTTACGAATGTTTATTGATTGTGGTGTGGTTGGTGATGATATAGGTCGGCACTGGAAGGGGAGTGTGGTTTCCTGGCGGCCAATCTGTACGCGAAGAGCATATTTGGAGAGGACGCGTTAGTGAACTTGAGCATAGAGAAACAATCGGAGGGTAAACTGAGTGGGTACATCAGGATAAGGAGTAAGACTCAGGGAATTGCTCTCAGCCTTGGCGACAAAATCACTGTCAAACAGAAGGGTAGTACTAGTTCTTGAAGGTTGTTAGCTCGTCTACATGTTTGCTGCCGAATAAGAtttcctttcttttttctttttaaattagagtCGAACCATAAGAAAGAACAAAGAAAGAACAAAAATGTGTTTTGTTTAAAGTCGGTGGCTCGAGTTGGTCCATTTTTTGTTGTGAAGCTCATATGGTTTCTACTTCATATTATAATTGCATTACTTCTATAGACACAAAACTCTGCAGCATTGTATTCTTTGCAAGTACTTGGATGATTGATTATCTTTCATTGAACCATTTTCTTATGGTTTTGTTTTAGCTACAAAAAATAGGTTTCTTTCATCATATTTCTTTTTCTGGACTTGTTTTTAGTGATATTGGTTATATTCATTTGTCTTGACTTATCTTACTTATTATTTAGTATGACCTTTCCCattatattttctaataaatttgtCACTCTTCTTAATTTAATGTCAAATGagagtatatttaatttaatttaagaaatctGGGTAAAAATTTAGATACATATTCATTAATAACCctataattaaaacaataatgacaaatcaaatttaataccttatttttaaaataaattatttaatcctAAGTAAGGTCGACAGTTTTAGATTAAACATTGATCAAAATCAGGTCGACCGGtttaacctaattaataatCGACCGGtttaacctaattaataaaCTGGTCAAAATCGAGTCGGTCGACCTGACATCacctaaattttatgttattcacTTAGTTCGTTAAAATATCTATCCTGTCACCTTAAACTCGCCACCCATAATCTTAATGcacatcaattatttatttttgggttaaaataaattattaaagttcCCCATTAATTTAAACAGGGGTTGAATTTACTAATGTTAATTCACGCGGCTTATTAACAGGTCTCTACCATTTCCCAGTTTTGTCGAATGGAGCCCTCATCGGAGAAGATGAACGAAGAAGAGGGGAAAATCACCGCCGATTTTGAGCAGACAGAGATAGAGTACCAGAGCTATGGAGGAGAACATCACCTGCCCATCATTATGCGCCTCGTCGACGAAGAGCTCAGCGAACCTTATTCAATTTTCACTTATCGTTATTTCGTCTACCTTTGGCCTCAACTAACGTTCCTGGTAAATCATTTTCAACCTCAAACTGACATTCAAGTATTGCTCTCAATTGTATTTTACAGTTATCAATTAGTTAGTAACATTTTTCTACAATTCATTATGCCACATTTAAGTTTGATATTGTTCATTTATAGGTTTTAGTTTATTCCAGTCTGCTGAAATTCATGTCACTTAATAATTTCTTCTTTTAAGTAACCATTAACCAGAAAACACACTTGGTGTTTGTTTACTTAAAATGAATAGAGGATGTTAGAAAAGTTTCTTAGAATATCATCAATTACATATTTAGGGCATCTGAAAGCAGCTTATAATTTGTAACTGGATTTCATTTTTGACATATGATTGCTTTATGTTAATTTACAACCTTAGTTCTGGTTGTCGGTTCAAAGTAGGGATCTTGAATCAAATGGATTGAAACTGCACTAAGAACTGGATATGCCTTTCAGACATGTTTATGTAAAATACAAAATGTGCTCTGAAAACTGTCATGTTAACCTGTTCTGAAAATTTACAGGCTTTCCATAAGGGTCGGTGTATTGGAACTGTTATATGTAAAATGGGAGAGCATCGCAATACTTTCAGAGGCTACATTGCAATGCTTGTTGTCCTTAATCCTTATCGTGGTCGAGGCATTGGTATCTTTTTTCTCAACTAAGCATATGTGTCGTACATAAATCCCTGGATCTTTCGTTTTTTTGTTGCATTCTCATCTATTGCTTAATACATTGATAAACTATATACATTGTAGAAAATTGAAGAGAAGTTGTGTGATTCAAATATTAACAACTTGTATGATAGAGATAATTTATATCCTATTCAAATATAgtcatttttatatatcaaaaaaattatgtagGTCTGACATAGATAAATAATTACAGTGATaagatcaaataaaaaatatgatagaaaACAAAAAGTAATTGGTAAATGAAGCCCTCCCTCCACCAATGGTTATGATAGGCATGTGAAGAAACTTAACTAGAAGTTCTGAAACTGTGTAGAAAACCGAAGAGAAGTATTATTTCGAGTACGTTAGGTTATATGAAGATCATGTACTTTTCCCTCCATCCCACCGTCTTTGGTGTGTTTGTGATGTCCTCTTACAACAACAAAAAGGTAATAATAGAGTGTTCAAATCTGATCATATGGTTATCCTCGAgcatatcaaattaatatttatattatgagATATTATTCTAATCTTATAATATCATATCCAATATTCTAAGAGACATATTTTCAATGATGAAATGAGTTTGTCCTTGATTATGTCACTCATTCCTGATGGTTTAATAATCTGATTGAACTGTAGTTTCATTATCTCATGAAAGATTGGCATGATTATCTAGTGCTTATGTTGTGTTCAAGCTCTTGCTTGTCTTTCAGCAGTGAAGTACTTCAAACATTAATGCCAAAAGGGTAGTTTTACTAGAACTGTGTATATATTTTAGTGAGTATGGTTTTAGACAATTTGGAATCTTAATGGATTCACTTACCTTCTGATTGTACTGTACCATACCTCAAATAATCTTGCTGATGTCTTAATTTGTTGGTAAAtctccaattattttttttattaatgtactACAATGAACAATCTCTTATGAAGTAGTgcttttttgttttattgaaaGTTCAGTTTCATATGGGAAATTTATATTGATAAAcaattgattgattatttttgcTGTTTCTTTGCCTCAATCTTGCAGCTACAGAACTAGTTACTAGATCGATCAAGGTCATGATGGAATCAGGCTGTGAAGAGGTATGTAGTTATCGATTAGTTCTACTTGTTTGCCCCTTTTTTGTTGCATCTCTTTTGTTGCATCTCCATTGTTGAATGATTCAGTTGACTTGAAAACGAACTATATGCAATTGACAATGGTTTGTTTAAATATAGGAGGGATGAGACTGCCCATAATTCTATTTTTGTTGAAGTTATGGCTAGTTGTGCTAATGGTTACTATTGTTGTATTTTGGCATAAAAGGTTACATTGGAAGCAGAAGTTACAAACCAGGGAGCACTTGCATTATATAGCAGGCTTGGTTTTATCAGGGCAAAGAGGCTTTTTCGTTACTACTTGAATGGAGTTGATGCTTTCAGGTTGAAACTATTATTTTCACAACCAGAATTACAGCCCCCATCTGAGATGCTTGCAGAAGGAAATGGAATTCAAGAAGATCAAATTCATAGCTTCACCCCTGAACCAGCAGCTTACGCAGTCCAGCAGTGAGATCTCTTAAATCATCTACAACTAAAAGAGGtgtacttttttctttttttagaagaaaaacaGAAATTGCATTTAATCCGAAAATTTGAGTTCTCCCAATACAAGCAAGGTATCTAGAATCCTTTTTTTTGTCTCTTAAAAAATGTACTATCCACACATTTCTATGTTCCTTCCTGCACTTGAATAAGCCTCCCGCACACCCATTTCTTAGTTACTACTTTTTCCATTGATGGAGGCGTCTGGTTCTCTATTTGATGTTGTAGCTTGATCCCATTGGGTTTGGGTCCATTCTCTCTTATATTTGGTTCAAGCTGACTTAGGTTCTTTCGGATGCTGGACCCATTCAGTAAACTGTCTAGGTCAACAGAAGGCAAGCCGTAACCATTGCTGTCCGCTTCATAAAGCTCCTCCAGAGCATTTGGCAGATTATAGTAAGTTGTGTTCTCTGTGACAGCTTTTTCTTTGCCATTGATAAAATCATGGAAGGAGAAATTGGTGAAGTCCAAGTCTTTGACATTGCTGCTCTCATCTGGCATG from Impatiens glandulifera chromosome 9, dImpGla2.1, whole genome shotgun sequence includes the following:
- the LOC124914079 gene encoding N-alpha-acetyltransferase MAK3, with translation MEPSSEKMNEEEGKITADFEQTEIEYQSYGGEHHLPIIMRLVDEELSEPYSIFTYRYFVYLWPQLTFLAFHKGRCIGTVICKMGEHRNTFRGYIAMLVVLNPYRGRGIATELVTRSIKVMMESGCEEVTLEAEVTNQGALALYSRLGFIRAKRLFRYYLNGVDAFRLKLLFSQPELQPPSEMLAEGNGIQEDQIHSFTPEPAAYAVQQ